In one window of Mesorhizobium sp. B2-1-1 DNA:
- a CDS encoding cupin domain-containing protein produces the protein MAHVIDREEWAVRPDRWKGELQCAPYGSNSCLIFNYLPETGGGPRLHSHPYAEIFIIRQGIGLFTVGGEEIEASAGQIVIVPPGTPHKFTNLGPGPLETTDIHENGTFITQWLE, from the coding sequence ATGGCGCATGTCATAGACCGCGAGGAATGGGCTGTTCGCCCCGACCGCTGGAAGGGCGAGTTGCAATGTGCCCCCTACGGTTCCAACTCCTGCCTGATCTTCAACTACCTGCCGGAGACCGGCGGCGGACCGCGCCTGCATTCCCATCCCTACGCCGAGATCTTCATCATCCGCCAGGGCATCGGCCTGTTCACGGTCGGCGGTGAGGAGATCGAGGCCTCTGCCGGCCAGATCGTCATCGTGCCGCCCGGCACGCCGCACAAATTCACCAATCTCGGCCCCGGCCCGCTGGAAACGACCGACATCCACGAGAACGGCACTTTCATTACCCAATGGCTGGAGTGA
- the petA gene encoding ubiquinol-cytochrome c reductase iron-sulfur subunit, translating into MSATDTQDPNRRDFLYVATGMAAVVGAGAVAWPFIDQMRPDASTLALASVEVDVSSLTPGMSLIVKWRGKPVVVRNRTEKEMKDGEAVNLADLKDPIARNANLPADAPATDANRTTPGKEAWMVMVQVCTHLGCIPLGQEGDFGGWFCPCHGSQYDTAGRIRKGPAPENMAVPVFKFISDTKILIG; encoded by the coding sequence GTGAGCGCAACCGACACCCAGGATCCCAACCGTCGAGATTTTCTCTACGTCGCCACCGGCATGGCCGCCGTGGTCGGCGCGGGCGCCGTCGCGTGGCCGTTCATCGACCAGATGCGCCCCGATGCCTCGACGCTGGCGCTCGCCTCGGTCGAGGTCGACGTCTCCTCGCTGACGCCGGGCATGTCGCTGATCGTCAAGTGGCGCGGCAAGCCGGTGGTGGTGCGCAACCGCACCGAAAAGGAGATGAAGGACGGCGAGGCCGTCAATCTCGCCGATCTCAAGGATCCGATCGCCCGCAACGCCAACCTGCCGGCCGACGCGCCGGCGACCGACGCCAACCGCACCACGCCCGGCAAGGAAGCCTGGATGGTGATGGTTCAGGTCTGCACGCATCTGGGCTGCATTCCGCTCGGCCAGGAAGGCGATTTCGGCGGCTGGTTCTGCCCGTGCCACGGTTCGCAATACGATACCGCCGGCCGCATCCGCAAAGGCCCGGCGCCCGAGAACATGGCTGTGCCGGTATTCAAGTTCATTTCCGATACCAAGATCCTTATCGGTTGA